One Bartonella kosoyi DNA segment encodes these proteins:
- a CDS encoding YadA-like family protein, whose protein sequence is MSYEETPGSISLSIGTGMWRNQSAFAVGAGYISKNGRIRSNISATSSSSHWGVGAGLRVKLN, encoded by the coding sequence TTGAGTTATGAAGAAACGCCTGGTTCTATAAGTTTATCAATAGGCACGGGGATGTGGCGCAATCAATCAGCCTTTGCCGTCGGAGCAGGTTATATTTCTAAAAATGGCAGAATTCGTTCTAATATATCCGCTACGAGTTCTAGTAGTCATTGGGGGGTAGGAGCGGGTTTAAGAGTAAAACTGAATTGA